In Haliotis asinina isolate JCU_RB_2024 chromosome 16, JCU_Hal_asi_v2, whole genome shotgun sequence, the following are encoded in one genomic region:
- the LOC137268466 gene encoding heparanase-like, giving the protein MSVFCVVVLVLCWYTVTPNTVVDVSLITDKVIEEINQTVFAGVALDVALLQSNWDGLNFSNAKVLTLARGLSPCYLRVGGYAGDAVTFSSRPRMVRSHVTDRGLLGLPANFTMTGNDWDILNAFSQSAGMSLIFGLNALKRNGSNWDPRNALEFLRYTQQKGYNLAGVELGNEPDEFLGRYEVYVDPDQMGSDALTFRNLLRNMSYYNNTLFIGPDTSKPFIYLDEYLDTDGGVAVDAVSFHQYTFSPEFADLDLFTQPRLFDDCIKKVVDAMDMATDHVKTKPVWLGETSTTSGGGAPGISNTYVASLMWLDKLGVAAKYGIKSVIRQDLYGSYNSLIQPNTFDPNPDYWVTLLYKRLVGARVFNLTTSADNSVRVYAHCAKQSRDYGTGSIVLYAVNINKNNITFSLPQFGDRHLDVFWLTPQGNNITSTIVELNGNPLHLINNTFPAFTPLKLTSYFTIPSLSLGFVVIPDANVKLCV; this is encoded by the exons ATGTCTGTGTTTTGTGTAGTTGTGCTAGTGCTGTGTTGGTACACCGTGACTCCGAACACTGTTGTGGACGTGAGTCTCATCACAGACAAGGTGATTGAGGAGATCAACCAGACTGTGTTTGCAGGGGTCGCACTAGATGTAGCCCTGCTTCAGAGCAACTGGGATGGACTGAACTTCAG CAATGCTAAGGTCCTGACCCTGGCGAGAGGATTGTCCCCGTGCTACCTTCGTGTTGGGGGATATGCTGGGGACGCTGTAACCTTCAGCAGCCGCCCACGCATGGTGAGATCACACGTGACCGACAGGGGACTTCTCGGCCTACCTGCAAACTTTACCATGACAG GAAATGACTGGGATATTTTGAACGCATTTTCTCAAAGTGCTGGCATGAGCTTGATATTTGGGCTGAACGCACTGAAGAGGAATGGTTCAAACTGGGATCCGAGAAATGCTCTTGAATTTCTCAGATATACACAGCAGAAGGGATACAACCTGGCAGGTGTGGAACTTGGAAAcg AGCCCGACGAGTTTCTGGGGAGATATGAAGTTTATGTTGATCCGGATCAGATGGGATCTGATGCACTAACCTTCAGGAATCTCTTGCGAAATATGTCCTACTACAACAACACCCTCTTCATAGGCCCTGACACATCCAAACCCTTCATATACTTAGATGA ATATCTCGATACTGATGGGGGCGTGGCTGTGGACGCGGTTTCCTTCCATCA GTATACCTTCTCCCCCGAGTTCGCTGACCTCGACCTGTTCACCCAACCCCGTCTGTTTGACGACTGCATCAAGAAGGTAGTAGACGCAATGGACATGGCAACGGACCACGTGAAGACAAAGCCTGTGTGGCTGGGGGAGACGTCCACGACCAGCGGGGGTGGGGCACCGGGAATTTCCAACACCTACGTGGCATCTCTCAT GTGGCTAGATAAGTTGGGCGTGGCGGCGAAGTATGGGATAAAGTCTGTTATACGTCAGGATCTCTATGGGAGTTATAACAGCCTGATACAGCCAAACACATTTGACCCCAACCCA GACTACTGGGTTACACTTCTGTACAAACGTCTTGTGGGTGCACGGGTGTTCAACCTAACAACATCGGCAGATAACTCTGTCCGTGTGTATGCCCACTGCGCCAAGCAGTCCAG AGACTACGGCACGGGCAGCATCGTCCTGTACGCCGTCAACATCAACAAGAACAACATCACCTTCAGTCTGCCCCAGTTCGGGGACAGACACCTGGATGTGTTCTGGTTAACACCTCAGGGAAACAACATCACGTCAAC AATTGTGGAACTGAATGGCAATCCGCTTCATCTGATCAACAACACCTTCCCGGCCTTCACCCCCTTGAAACTGACGTCCTACTTCACAATACCTTCATTATCATTAGGGTTTGTTGTCATTCCCGACGCTAATGTTAAACTGTGTGTGTGA
- the LOC137267724 gene encoding hyaluronoglucuronidase-like, which produces MSALPAFAVFCMYFVQQVTLQTPKVSISVDVGKVIQDIDEDVFMGVTLDCYLMQDNWEGFDFRNGRMLNLAKGIAPSFLRIGGTACDSLTFDPNRLGKKDVSKLVRPPFTTNFTMTAEDWDNFNMFVKEVGWKMIFGINAKKRSGAEWDPMNALVLLQYTANKGYPMYGFELGNEPDIFPKKVSPQQLGEDFVTLQNVLKSLPFEKSLIIGPDTTGVGQYVDDFLKGDGGGVVNAATVHHYYFDGRHSVLSMFLDPNIMDSLKAKIESFLAMGKADIPGKPVWLGETSSAYNTGTPGISDTYVAGFLWMDKLGLSAKMGVKAVLRQDFYGGNYSLIQQNTFYPNPDYWLTVLYKRLVGSHVFNLTTTVDKSVRVYAHCAKRTSVYKYGAGSVVVYAMNLHESDITLTLPQFAGQSRDVYWLTAPNNNLTATSVNLNGAPINLVNDVLPPLTPSKLTSDITVPPTSFGFLVFPQAEVASCK; this is translated from the exons ATGTCTGCTTTGCCAGCTTTCGCcgtattttgtatgtattttgtgcAGCAAGTGACTCTTCAGACACCTAAGGTATCCATCAGTGTTGATGTAGGTAAGGTGATCCAGGACATTGACGAAGATGTGTTCATGGGTGTTACGTTGGACTGCTACCTGATGCAAGATAACTGGGAGGGATTTGACTTCAG AAACGGACGTATGTTGAATCTTGCCAAGGGAATTGCTCCGTCATTTTTGCGCATTGGGGGTACGGCATGCGACTCGCTTACCTTTGACCCCAACAGACTCGGAAAGAAAGATGTTTCCAAATTGGTTCGCCCACCTTTCACAACAAACTTTACCATGACAG CGGAAGACTGGGACAATTTCAACATGTTTGTGAAGGAGGTGGGATGGAAGATGATCTTTGGCATCAACGCCAAGAAACGAAGTGGAGCGGAGTGGGATCCTATGAACGCCCTTGTCTTGCTGCAGTACACAGCGAACAAAGGATATCCTATGTATGGATTTGAGCTTGGAAACG AGCCTGACATTTTCCCGAAGAAAGTGTCTCCGCAGCAGCTGGGCGAGGACTTCGTTACTCTACAGAACGTGTTGAAGTCTCTGCCTTTTGAGAAGTCATTGATCATCGGCCCAGATACTACCGGTGTCGGGCAGTACGTGGACGA TTTCTTGAAAGGAGATGGTGGGGGTGTTGTAAACGCAGCTACAGTCCACCA CTACTACTTTGATGGTAGACATTCCGTGCTGAGCATGTTTTTGGACCCAAACATTATGGACAGCCTCAAGGCCAAGATTGAATCTTTTCTTGCTATGGGAAAAGCCGATATCCCAGGGAAACCAGTGTGGCTGGGCGAGACGTCATCGGCTTACAACACAGGAACTCCAGGGATATCGGACACATACGTCGCAGGATTTTT GTGGATGGACAAGCTGGGTCTCAGTGCCAAGATGGGAGTGAAAGCTGTTCTCCGCCAGGATTTCTATGGAGGAAACTATAGTTTGATACAACAAAACACCTTCTACCCCAACCCT GACTACTGGCTGACTGTGCTGTACAAAAGACTGGTTGGAAGTCACGTGTTCAACCTTACAACTACGGTCGATAAGTCTGTCAGGGTTTATGCCCACTGTGCCAAGCGAACAAG CGTGTACAAATATGGCGCAGGCAGTGTCGTCGTCTACGCCATGAATCTTCACGAGTCTGACATCACACTGACATTACCCCAGTTTGCCGGACAGTCCCGAGATGTTTACTGGCTTACCGCACCCAACAACAATCTCACAGCCAC TAGCGTGAACCTAAATGGAGCGCCCATCAACCTGGTCAACGACGTTCTGCCTCCATTGACTCCAAGCAAGCTGACTTCAGATATCACGGTGCCACCAACATCATTCGGCTTCCTGGTATTCCCACAAGCTGAAGTTGCATCGTGCAAATAG